TGGAAGACGAGCTCGCCGATGCGACCGGTTTTCCAGAAGTGAAGGTCCGACCCGCAGACTCCGGTGGCTTTGATGTGAAGGAGAACCTCCCCTTTGCCCGGGGCGTGGACGGGggcctcgacgagcttgatCTGGTGGTCGGCCGTGACTTGGAGAGAAGGATTGGGGAGGAACGACATGGCGGGGGGTGTGAGGGAGGAGAATTACTGAGAgtggaaaaaagaagaagtgCCACGAGAATATATACAGGCGCAGCCAGAGCGAAAGGGCAACTGGAGCCTCCGGAGTGACTCCGAGTGTGATTGCAGGAAGTGAATGCGCGCTTGCTCCAGAGTTCCCCCATTCGGACAGCAGTGCCTCTGATTACCCGATTTGGCAATTCTGCCTCCATCGCCAGTTATAAAGGCGCCGCCGCGGGCGCACTGCTTTTTAGAATCGCAAATTTCTACTGTTTCACATCGTCTGCGTCCATCATGACTTCCTCTCTGGTGAACGGCTCAAGCAGCCAGCATGATGTTGTGCTCAAGACCTTCCGGCTCCTCATTGCCGACCTCTGCCAGCAGTTCGGTGGCGGACACCCTGGGTAGGTAGATTGACATCAAAGAAAAGTGGACTTGACTAACTGAACAGGGGTGCGATTGGTATGGCAGCCATCGGAGTCGCTCTTTGGCGCTACAGTATGCGATATGCGCCGCACACTCCGGACTTCTTCAACCGTGACCGCTTCGTACTGTCCAACGGCCACACCTGTCTCTTCCAGTACACTTGGCTCCACCTGACGGGCTACAAGGCCATGACATTTGAGCAGCTAAAGTCATACCACTCTGACCGCGTTGATGCGCTGTGCCCTGGTCACCCTGAGATTGAGCATGAAGGTGTTGAAGTCACCACTGGTCCACTTGGGCAGGGTGTCGCAAACGCTGTCGGTCTCGCGATGGCCTCGAAGAACCTGGGCGCCACATATAACCGACCCGGATACGATGTTGTCAACAACCACACATGGTGTATGATTGGGGATGCCTGTCTGCAGGAAGGTGTTGCTCTAGAAGCTATCTCTCTGGCTGGACACTGGAAACTCAACAACCTGACCATCATGTACGACAACAACCAGATCACTTGTGACGGTTCTGTCGATCTCACCAACACCGAAGATATCAACGCCAAGATGCGTGCGAGCGGATGGGACGTTATTGATGTTGAGGATGGCTGCTACGACGTTGAGGGTCTCGTCCAAGCGTTGAGCAAGGCTCGCGCTTCCACTGAGAAGCCTACCTTCATCAACGTCCGCACAGTCATTGGTCTCGACAGTAAGGTTGCAGGACAGGCAGCTGCCCACGGCGCGGCATTTGGCGTTGCAGACGTCGCCGATATGAAGCGCAAGCTCGGCTTCAACCCAGAGGAGCACTTTGTCATTGGCGATGCGGCGCGCGAGTTCTTCGCTGATATTCCTGCTCGTGGCGAGGGCTTCGTCAAGGAGTGGAATGATCTCGTTCAGCGGTATACCGAAGCGCACCCAGAGTTGGGCGCTGAGTTCCAACGTCGCGTACGTGGTGAACTGCCAGCTGACTGGCAGGACCGCATTCCCACTGAATTCCCCGACAAGCCGACTGCATCGCGTGCCTCGTCCGGCCAGGTTTTCAACCCCCTCGCACAATCTATCAACTCGTTCATGGTTGGCACGGCCGATCTGTCACCGTCAGTCAACATGATCTGGAAGGGCAAGGTTGACTTCCAACACGTACGTTCTTGTACCCGATATCCTGTATCAAAGTAGTCAAAGCTAACCATAATAGCCCGACCTCCGCACCACCTGCGGCATCAACGGCGACTACTCCGGTCGTTACATCCACTACGGTGTCCGCGAACACGCCATGGCCGCCATCTCCAACGGTCTTGCGGCCTTCAACCCCAGCACCTTCATCCCGATtacctcctccttcttcatgTTCTACCTCTACGCCGCCCCCGCCGTCCGTATGGGCGcgcttcaacacctccaagtCATTCACGCAGCAACCCACGACTCCATCGGTATGGGTGAGGATGGCCCAACGCATCAGCCAATTGAGCTGGCCTCGTTATACCGCGCCATGCCAAACCTCCTATTCATCCGGcctggagatggcgaagaaaCCGCAGGTGCCTGGATCGCCGCTATCAACGCGAAGACGTCTTCCACCATTATCTCTACATCCCGACACGCCCTCCCTCAGCTCAAACAGACCCGTCGCGATGGTGTACTAAAGGGAGCATACGTcctcgaagaagccgagTCAGCAGATGTAACACTCATCGGTGTCGGTGCCGAACTATCCTTCGCTTTGGACGTCGCCGCCCAgctcaaggagaagaagggcatcaCGGCCCGGGTTGTCAGTTTCCCCTGCCAGCGTATcttcgagcagcagccccTCGAGTACAGGCGCAGCGTTCTGCAACGACACAAGGGTATCCCGGCCGTGGTAATTGAGCCGTACGCACCAAACGGCTGGGAGCGGTACGCAAATGCGGGCATTTCAATCAAGCGGTTTGGACACAGTCTGCCTGGTAAGGCGGCATATAAGTTCTTTGGCTTCGAGACGGGAGTCATGACGGACAAGGTTGGGGATTACCTGGAGAGGAtcaagggcgacgaggcgCTGAGGGGGGAGTTTGTTGACCTGTAATGGATGATAATAAGCAACGATAGATTTCAATTTCAATTTCAATTCTTGACTCAGATGTGTTATTCCCTCATGATCCTATCATGTGATGGAGCCTGGTAAACATCTCAACACATCAACACACCAACACATCCCTTTCACTCACACACTCTCTCTCTGTCTCTTCACTCTCTCTCTTCATACCCACAGACACTCTCCAACACAAGCACACAACAATTCACCTGCCATGGCTTCAGAAACACCCGGCAAGGCCTCTATACTGAAGCTCCCTCCTGAGATTCTCATGCTCGTCATAGGCTCAGGGTCCAGGAAGGATTACTTCAATGTTGCTCTTGTCTGTCGTGCTTTCAATTCCGCCGTGTTACCTTTACTTTACAGAAAGCTCTCCTTTTGTCTCGGCTCTGAAGGCCGTGTCTTTGAACAACTAGAATTCACCCACCAAGCCAATCCGTCATTGCTCAAGCATTGCAGATATCTGCGTTTGTACACGACTCCCCATTGCTTATCGTGTGATCATAAATTCCTTCGGATAACGAGCCTCGTAGGGGCTATGTCAAAGGTGAAAACGTTGTCCATCTTGTATAACGGGAGAGCAGAACCTGGAGCGCTATGCCGATTGATTTTGGACGCACTTCATCGTATGCCCGGGCTCAAACTGTTCCGACTGCAATGCTCTCTTCCAAGCCTCGACTTACAAAAAATCATGAGCGCTCTTGATTGCATGCCTTCTCTTCGcgttctttctctttgggGGGTGAATCCCCGGTATCCAGGCACCAATGAAGGGAATAGCATACTGATGACCGAGGTTCGCATAGCCCAATTCCCATATTCCTTTGCCAATAAACATGCTAACGCATCTCCTAGATGGACCGAACCGCGCCGATTACATCTCTCAGATTGATGTGTGATAATCTACGAGCTCAAGATTTGGAACAATTTATCCGATGGCCGAAAACTCTTACTAGATTCCGTTTGGTTGGAGGGATACAAAGCGAACCCGTTGCCGACCTTCCCACCCTGGGCAATTGGCTGTCCATTCACAAGACAACTCTACGGTCAATTAGGATTGGATCCCTCGCTCTCACCACCAGGGGGCAGCTTTTAGATTTAACTGCCTTCATGAGCCTAGAAACCTTCAGTATCCAGCCGCAGGTTATTCGCCTGCCAGGAGGCGAATTCCCATACCACGATGTGCATTTGTTGCTTGGCCCGAAACTCCATACATTCACGCTGGAGCATCCGTTGTGTGCATATCAGATTGACTTTGGCGACGTTGAGGAGCAGTGGATTCGCCATCTTGCGAAAACGGCAACACGTCTAAAGTCAGCCCTACGTTGGATTAACATCATTTGGCATGTCGATGATGATAACTTTGGTTGTCTCCAGGACAGAATTGATCGACTGAACCGGCAGACACAAGTCGAGGTTGGTATGGAACATCTTGGCGTTGCGGAATATACCGGTATGGATTGAGTTGGTAGTCGTGCCGGACACTGGGGAAATTATCGTGGAGGATACCGACACTATTTATGCTTCGAGTTTACGACTCCCATCCATTTTCCAGAATCTAATGGGGTCCATCTGTTCTAAATACTCTGGAGGCTTGTTTTGCCAATTTGGGTATTTGTGAAATAACAGGATCAAGTCGACATTGGTCCCAGGTGTTTTTGCGTTTACGGAGTTTCTTTGTTCTTGTATGACTACGGATTTTCTTatgatgagaatggaatTGAATAGCTTAAGCTAACCGCAAGCTCTATATTAAGCATCTCAGGTTCAGCAACCAGATGCGAAGTAGAGAACTTCCCGTATCAGATGAAGCTCTACCAACACAGAGTTATTAGACATACCCTGGTTGGTGGCAACTCCTACCTTCAATGGCAGACTCACGCTCCAcaacttctttcctcctgcTAATTACTTGTATTTCTGTCACAGCGCACCGTTACCCCGTCCCACTCCATGTCTGGCACGTCACCTTCCGAGGGACCTTTCAGACGTGCAAACTTCTTACATCTCATCGTCGAGCTTGATATCCTGGCTAAAAAAATTGACGGCGGAAGGTTGGTAGGAAGATCAAGTAATGAGGTAGGAGACATTTTGAATACGCGGCCCCCCTGTTGCTTTAGCAGCCGGAGGGATGAGTCCTTGGGTTATCCTTGATTCCTTATTGAATTATATTGCTGTTTGGTATATTGCAAATCCACGAAACACGCCACGCTTTTTCCATATCCAATGTTTACCTTCTCAATTCCGGATAAAAATAATCACAATCAAAGGCTAGCGTTTAAAAGCAATTGACCCCCCTTTCATTGTTCCGTGTCGCAAGTTATAGCTGACTCCATCCACCCGCAACCCCTGCTCATTCAGCAATAAGATAGTATCTCCCCGATCCGAGAGCGCCCAATCCTCTAGCTCAAATGGCCGGTCAATTCTCGGCCTTAGCGCCGCTCCCTTAGGAAGCTTTTGTATATCTCCAGCCGCATTACGGATGGCCCAGGACTCCAGTCGGACCGCGCGATTCGTCCGGTTGGACAACGTCACTGATTTGCATCTCCCGCAGGGACCTGCAGGATTGACGTACGCTTCCTGGATCACCACCGCATCCTCGATGATGTCTGGACGGAGGATATCGCTCCAGCCAACGCCGGAGATTGCATGCCCGGATTTATCGTTTGTGTGCACAGCTTGCGATGCAAACGCGAGGAATATACCAAGCCACTCGCTGGAACTCTGGAAATGAAATACCAGGCCCCCGTCCTTGAAGACACCGTCGTCGTCGCGAAATTTGCACGCGTTGCCC
This sequence is a window from Aspergillus puulaauensis MK2 DNA, chromosome 6, nearly complete sequence. Protein-coding genes within it:
- a CDS encoding uncharacterized protein (COG:S;~EggNog:ENOG410PZRM) codes for the protein MPGLKLFRLQCSLPSLDLQKIMSALDCMPSLRVLSLWGVNPRYPGTNEGNSILMTEMDRTAPITSLRLMCDNLRAQDLEQFIRWPKTLTRFRLVGGIQSEPVADLPTLGNWLSIHKTTLRSIRIGSLALTTRGQLLDLTAFMSLETFSIQPQVIRLPGGEFPYHDVHLLLGPKLHTFTLEHPLCAYQIDFGDVEEQWIRHLAKTATRLKSALRWINIIWHVDDDNFGCLQDRIDRLNRQTQVEVGMEHLGVAEYTGMD
- a CDS encoding transketolase family protein (COG:G;~EggNog:ENOG410PFPE;~InterPro:IPR029061,IPR020826,IPR033248,IPR033247, IPR009014,IPR005474,IPR005475;~PFAM:PF13292,PF02779,PF00456,PF00676;~go_function: GO:0003824 - catalytic activity [Evidence IEA]); the encoded protein is MTSSLVNGSSSQHDVVLKTFRLLIADLCQQFGGGHPGGAIGMAAIGVALWRYSMRYAPHTPDFFNRDRFVLSNGHTCLFQYTWLHLTGYKAMTFEQLKSYHSDRVDALCPGHPEIEHEGVEVTTGPLGQGVANAVGLAMASKNLGATYNRPGYDVVNNHTWCMIGDACLQEGVALEAISLAGHWKLNNLTIMYDNNQITCDGSVDLTNTEDINAKMRASGWDVIDVEDGCYDVEGLVQALSKARASTEKPTFINVRTVIGLDSKVAGQAAAHGAAFGVADVADMKRKLGFNPEEHFVIGDAAREFFADIPARGEGFVKEWNDLVQRYTEAHPELGAEFQRRVRGELPADWQDRIPTEFPDKPTASRASSGQVFNPLAQSINSFMVGTADLSPSVNMIWKGKVDFQHPDLRTTCGINGDYSGRYIHYGVREHAMAAISNGLAAFNPSTFIPITSSFFMFYLYAAPAVRMGALQHLQVIHAATHDSIGMGEDGPTHQPIELASLYRAMPNLLFIRPGDGEETAGAWIAAINAKTSSTIISTSRHALPQLKQTRRDGVLKGAYVLEEAESADVTLIGVGAELSFALDVAAQLKEKKGITARVVSFPCQRIFEQQPLEYRRSVLQRHKGIPAVVIEPYAPNGWERYANAGISIKRFGHSLPGKAAYKFFGFETGVMTDKVGDYLERIKGDEALRGEFVDL